The sequence below is a genomic window from Canis aureus isolate CA01 chromosome 26, VMU_Caureus_v.1.0, whole genome shotgun sequence.
AGGTGGAGTCCCTGAGACATTTCTACCTCACTTTGGGACCTGAATGAGATTACTAAAAATTTCCACGTTTGGGGTTTCTAATGGGGTTTCCCCAAGAAAACCACAGAATTGCCAACAGCTGCTGAGATCTGTAAAGGTCACTGAGGTGCTTCAGACAGCATACAGCCATGCCAAAGAAGCCAGAATAGGCAAGAAACCTACAGAAACTACAAGACCACAGAGCCATGCAGCCTCGGAAAGgccaaattatttttcctctctccacAGACTGTTCATCGCTCTTGACAATGGTTTTCAATCGAGCTAAGGGGTTTCCCAGGGACAGCAATTCCAAAATGGCCTAGCCCACCTAGGTCCTCACCTTAAAACTGTCCACATTCCCATTGGAAAGCTCCCAAAACGCTCTGTCCCTATATAGGTCACATCAGGTTCCATTCTAGATGAGTATCTTAGGAGTTGGCTTTGTTTCTTGAGAAACTATGGGGCCAGAGTTCAGTTTTCTGAGGCAGATGACCTACTCACTAAACGAGGTGCTTCCACCCTACAATTATGGCCCAGGAAGGGCTTTTGTTCTAGATTCTTTACTAGAGTCAAGCTATGGCAGGTGGCTGACATTATTCTATTTTACATGTAGAAGAGATGGATGGACAAGAGAGACAAACAGGTTCAGCATCTTGCCAGGTGACTTCAAGCAGGCAGTGGTGTGGCTACATGTGGAATTCCAGTCCTTGGAGCTCACCCATAATTAAGTAGATATATCTGAAGCAGGCCACCTTCTCTCCACATGCACATGATTCTTATCTATTGGCAGAGCCTGAGAGGGTTTAACAATTAAGAATTAACAAGAAGGCCACTCTGACTAGGCAAAACCCTGATTCCTACTCGAGTTTTACCAATGTCAGAATCTGAGGCTATACACATTCCTTTGGGAATATGCTCCTGCCAACAAAGGCACCGTTCTACCTGCAGCTACCTGAATAATGTCAGGATCACAGACCAGAGTGAGCACCTCCACAAGCATGTTTTGTTTGGCCCAACAGCATTTCTGCCTTTTTGTGCCAGGATATCCGGGTCAATTTATTACTCCTAGAACAACCTGATACGGATGGAAAAGACTTCAGAGTCAGGCTGACTGACCTAGGTGAAAATTCTCACTCAGTCACTTAACTGGCTGAAGGATACCCGGAGCCAGTCATTGAGCTATCAGGGGCTTCACATGTAAACTGGGAATAAACCTACCTACCTTGAAAAGTTATTGTGTGAGATATGTGAAATAGCATGTCATTTCCATGAGGGAAGGTATCATGTGCAGCTAACTGCCAGCatccagcacagtgcctgcctCATAATAGATGATCAGTACGTTCTGGCTGCATAAGTAAAAGACTCAAGACAATGCCTCATACATAGGATGCACTTTATAAAGGCTCATTTCCTTCCACTTTTCTGTAGGGATGCTAAATTTAGAGCACATCCCAGCGTGGTAATGGCCCGTAAGTCGTACCCTCATGGATTCACCACAGCCTCCAAGAAGGTTTTGAGATGGCTACTGCGGTAGCCAGCCTGTGCAGCTCAAACAGGATGGTACGAGAAAGGGAAGTGAGTGGGTAGCTTCCATCCAAAGGATCTCTACTTAAATGTTCTTTACCTCCTGGCCTCAGGGAGCATGAGTGCCCAGAAATGGTGCTGACATAACTGGCTCTTCTGCACACATCCCCTGTTCACCAAGAGGAAGTACATATGGTATGTTGCCTAACGGGCTCTGAAAATTCTTGAGCAGAGACAGAAGATGGAATTTCAATCCAGGGGTGATCTAGTGAACTTTCCCTGTGCTGCTGTCTAAAACTTCTTTCCGTATATACAGTACTGGGTGACCGGCAATTCTCTGATCCAGGTAGTCCTCTGCAGAGGCTGGTCGATAGAATAGGCACCTCTCCCAGACTGCCTCTTGTTAATAGCTGGCAACAACCCACCTGGTATTAGCACCCCTGGCCAAAGACAATAGTCAGGCAAGGTGGGCACAAGGCCCAAGTCTCTACTAGGAGATGCCTCAGAGGCTTTGTCTGAAGTGCTGGAATCCTGTCTCTCCTGTAATCAGCTGAACAAATATTTGCCCCCAAAGAGAATCAAAGCAGGAGGGAACAGGCGAGGTCATCACACAAACCAACAGGAACTATTTAATCATTTATCCCCCCAGGGAGTTCATTTACAGAATGGCTTTCAAGTCTGGTCAGCCTTAGCTCTAGAGCTCTCCACctttacctcccccaaccccaccccagtCATCTGACCTCTATTGACTTGACCCCTTTGTGTTTTACAAGAACTGGCAGCAGGAAGAGTTAATGAAGTtgcaaagaaatgggaaataagacagggggaagggcaaaCTAGGCGGTCTCTGGCTCAGAGGTAAACTGAAGTGCCACGCCCTAGGCCCAGCCTATGGATAATTTGCATTCTTGACATTCCTGAATCTGTAGTACTTGGGCCCTTCCACCTCAGCTCCTTCAATAGATGACTTATTTTCCACAGCCTGCTCAATTTTCTGGGTGTTCTGAGGGGGCCGAATACCCCCCACAAGCCCTGCATCTCCCCTAGGCAAGGAGATAAGCAAGGAAATGAGGATTGAGTTCACTGTAGGGCAAAAATTGCCTACAATGAGCACTCCTAAAGAACTTCTCACCACTATCTGCTCCTAAGTTGGTGTTGGGCAAGAGAATTCTCCATTGGGGAGGAGAGGAATGAGGGCATGACTCCTAGGCCCACAAAGTGTGTCTGGAACCAATAACTACTACAGAAACTTGCTGGTGCCAGTCACTGCTCTCATTAGCTCCAGGATTTACAACActctgccccatttttttttagtgtaagaaACTGAGAGGCTCAAGGTAAAGTGGCCTGTCCAAGGTCGCACAGCTGGGTGAGTGACAGGGCTGAAACTCAAACCTATGTCAGTTTGTTTCTGAAGTCTGTCACTGAATCTCAATATCCCAAAGAGCCCCCACAGACCAGGTTCTTGCTTTGCCAGCCAACAGTGCTCGTGAAGAGGCCCTAGGGCCCTGGCCGGAAAGAACAGGCAGAACAGCTAGAGCTCTCCAACCGACCCCAGGCAGTGAGGTGCAAAGTCCCCAGGCTTACTGCGTGACACAGCAAGAGCTCCACAAACAGGCCAACCATACAGAAAGTTTGCACACTTTAGAGCAAATGAACAGAGGAGTGCAGCACAAACGCAACAAGCCCACTGGCACAGCTTACCACTGCCCTAAAATCTGACAATCCTCAGCCATCCAAGCCACTATAGGAACTTCTGCCTGGCCATGCCCCATTCTGAGAGGAGACGAATATGTATGCGTCTGAGACAAGAGGAACATGTATATGCAAACTCTGAAATAAACGGAACTTAATttgtgggagggaaggaagcccAGGATAAGATTGACATCCCTGGGGGAGTAAGAATGAAGGGGCTCAGAGGTATTACACTCATCAGCCCTTTTTGTGGTGAGCCATTTTGTCAGGCTGTGGGGGAACACTAGAATAACCTCCCACTCGCAAAGATTTGGGGCCAAATAAACACACAGGCTATGTTTTCCTCTGCTGAGAAACTGGAACACAATTATGAAAGAGTGGGGTCATGAGAGTGACCAGGATGAAAGATGCTTGGTCCTTTCAAGACTAGGTTACCCGTGTTTGAGAACAGTTAACCTCTTGTGGTGCAGGGAGGTCACCTCTCCTTAACAAGCAGTCTCCAATAACCACCCAGCACAACAGAAAGAGATATGGGTGAGAAGGCTATTGGAGATCTCTTCGATCAGAGGCTGAGGGAAAGGTAGTATACACAAGGGGCGTGGTCCTTACCCAGCCGCCGTTCTCCTGGATCCAAGGCTCTAGGTGGTCATTCAGGTAAGTGGCCATCCAAGCTGCGATCCGACTCACCAATACCTGCATCTCCTTGTCTACGCTCTCCACGCACAGTGCCCCACCGAAGGAGAAAAAGGCCACAATGCGACCCCAGTTCACCCCATCCCGGAAGAGTTCATTCACTACCTGCTCAAAGCTCTGATATGCTGTCCCTGGGGTGATGTGAAGCTGGGATGTCAGGTCACTGAATGCCCGCCGGTACCTCAGTTCAAACTCATCCCCAGCCTCCCTCAGCGCTTGTTTCACCGCTGCCATGGGGATCACCTCCCGGGCATCCAAGCTGCTGCTGTGGCCAGTGGCTCCATTCACCGCAGGGCTGTCTGCCAAGTGCCAGGATGGGTTGCCATTGATGGCACTGGGGGTCTCCATCTCTGATTCAGTCCCTTCTGGGGCCTCAGTTCTGTTCTCTTCCACATCACTAAACTGACTCCAGCTGTATCCTTTCTGGGAAAGCTTGTAGGAGAGAAAGTCAACCACCAGCTCCCGGTTGCTCTGAGACATTTTTATAATAGGGATGGGCTCGACCAGTCCATTGTCCAAAACACCTGCTCACTCACTGAGTCTGGTCTCTGCTTAGTGGTTCTCTTCTGAGATCCAAAGCCAAGATAAGGTTCTGATGGGAGAGAAAgagcttcaggaaaaaaaaaaattaatatgcatGCCATTTAACCTACAATATTCCATTCCCCTTCCAGGTACCAGAACTGGTTTCTTTGTGGTTCTTAGGAAGGTCTGGGTCTAGCGTCCAAAAGACTTCAATGAAGTCAAATTGAAAGCACCCGTGGGCTCTTTCTGAATCACCAcaccggctttttttttttttttgtacctcaCCACCCCCTTTTCTCTGAAACGCCTTCCTCAGAAAGTCACCCCCACGGAcagtctgcccccacccccacctccgcaCCACCTACATTTAAATCCGTCTCAGGCAACCGCAGGCAGGTGCAACCCCCGGAAGATCTTTTGTACCATAGGTCGGGAGAAGAGGTGGCAGCCGGGATGCCGGCAACTCAGCCGGCCTCACGGCGGCTGGCAAAAAAAGGAGCTCCGGCTGGAGGGATCATGCGACCCGGCAGGCTGAGAGCCCAGAAGGCGACACAGGAATTACGAAGCTCAGGAACCGGCCCCCTCGCTTGCTTCCTCCTCCATCGCCCGGATCGAGGGCGGCCACTCGGCAGCGGCCTCCTGCCACCCGGGAGCCCAGCCCCCTCGCTCTTGCACGCCCCTTGGCTCTCCGCCTCCTACTGGGAGCCAGGAGAACTCTCCCGGAGGTGGCTGGTGTGGGctgtaggttttttgttgttgttgtttctatttAAGTGCCAGCTCGGGGTAAGGCTTCCGAAACCCTGAAGGGACTTCTCAATGGGGCTCAAGGTTtcgagaaggggcagagggaggggggagctgCCTCGGATCTGCGGTCTGACTTCGGAAAGGCCATCCTCGGGCCTTTCCGGGAGGCTGACGGCCGGGGACCCCCCAGAAACACCGCTGGTTTTCTTTGAATTCCCCAAAGGCCCTGGACGCGGAGGCGGTGGGGGGGGATTGCCGGGTCCTCCATTCCCCGCACGGACACAATGGCCGCCGGCGCCCTGCACAAAGACGGGGTGAGGGTGAGGCGCCAGGCCTCTCCTCGGGTCAGGGAGAGGGACTGAGGCCTGCTCGCGGCCCCCCTACAGCTGAGACCACGTTTTCCTGAGGACAGGCCCAAGGCAGCTTCCTGGCGCccccgggagggcgggggggccgggggccggggggccgggggctgcaCCTCTCCGGAGCCCGGGGCCGGTGGGCTGCGGCCTGGCGGCTCCTCCCGCGCGCTAGGCCGGGTACCCGCCGGGCCACCGCCCCGTTGCCAGGCAACTGCTCTCCCTCAGGGGCGCCCCCTAGCCCTTTCAGGGAGGAGGGGTCTCGCCCCCGGCGGCCCGCCCCGGCGCAGCCAATCAGCGAGCCCAGTCGGCACACAAGCGGGACGGCGAGGGCTCCCATTGGGCGCCGCGCCTGCCACGCACAGGGGAGGCGGCGCTCTCACCTGCGAGCCCCGCGAGCCGTGGGGGGCCACATTCCCCCTTCGTCGGCCAGGTCGTTTCCAGACGCTAGGGCTCTTCGTGGCCAAGTTCCGCGCCGCGGACCCGGGCC
It includes:
- the BCL2L1 gene encoding bcl-2-like protein 1; translation: MSQSNRELVVDFLSYKLSQKGYSWSQFSDVEENRTEAPEGTESEMETPSAINGNPSWHLADSPAVNGATGHSSSLDAREVIPMAAVKQALREAGDEFELRYRRAFSDLTSQLHITPGTAYQSFEQVVNELFRDGVNWGRIVAFFSFGGALCVESVDKEMQVLVSRIAAWMATYLNDHLEPWIQENGGWDTFVELYGNNAAAESRKGQERFNRWFLTGMTVAGVVLLGSLFSRK